One segment of Niveibacterium microcysteis DNA contains the following:
- a CDS encoding c-type cytochrome, protein MSPHLFDRIIRIGAVGALLLGFWQASDASAAPSAERVDALIHLVRQDCGSCHGMQLTGGLGPALNAGTLANRPREAMLATILHGRPGTPMPPWAPFLTEGEADWILDQLINGFPQELARAH, encoded by the coding sequence ATGTCGCCACACTTGTTTGATCGCATCATCCGTATCGGCGCGGTCGGCGCCTTGCTGCTGGGCTTCTGGCAGGCCTCGGATGCGTCCGCGGCGCCGTCGGCCGAACGCGTTGACGCGCTGATTCACCTGGTTCGGCAGGACTGCGGCTCGTGCCACGGCATGCAGCTGACCGGCGGGCTGGGGCCGGCGCTCAACGCCGGAACACTGGCCAACCGGCCGCGCGAGGCGATGCTCGCCACCATCCTGCACGGCCGTCCGGGCACGCCGATGCCACCCTGGGCACCTTTCCTGACCGAGGGTGAGGCCGACTGGATCCTCGATCAGCTGATCAACGGTTTCCCGCAGGAGCTTGCCCGTGCGCATTGA
- a CDS encoding Lrp/AsnC family transcriptional regulator, protein MDDSELDRRIVLATQAGLPLTVEPFQAIGEALGEQPGRILERFRAMQADGRVRRIAAVPNHYALGYTANGMSVWDVDDEQVDALGEQLGHMDCVTHCYRRPRRLPLWPYNLFAMVHGHTREEVLARVAEIHALLGAACRAHDVLFSTAILKKTGLRIGA, encoded by the coding sequence ATGGACGACAGCGAACTCGACCGCCGCATCGTGCTCGCCACGCAGGCTGGCCTGCCGCTCACCGTTGAGCCCTTTCAGGCGATCGGCGAGGCGCTCGGCGAACAGCCCGGGCGCATCCTCGAACGCTTCCGCGCCATGCAGGCCGACGGCAGGGTGCGGCGTATCGCTGCGGTACCGAACCACTACGCCCTGGGCTATACCGCCAACGGCATGTCGGTCTGGGATGTCGATGACGAACAGGTGGACGCGCTCGGTGAACAGCTCGGCCACATGGACTGCGTCACCCACTGCTACCGCCGGCCGCGGCGCTTGCCGCTGTGGCCCTACAACCTCTTCGCGATGGTGCACGGTCATACGCGCGAAGAGGTGCTCGCCCGCGTTGCGGAGATCCATGCCCTGCTGGGCGCGGCCTGCCGCGCGCACGACGTGTTGTTCTCCACCGCCATCCTGAAGAAAACCGGCCTGCGCATCGGCGCCTGA
- a CDS encoding c-type cytochrome: protein MKRIVLLIAAGAALGAPQVQASAELAKKYNCAACHAPDKKVVGPAWQDVSAKYKGQSDMPDKLVAKVKAGGKGVWGPVPMPPNNVPEEDIRTLVAWALAGGK from the coding sequence ATGAAGCGAATCGTTCTGCTGATCGCCGCAGGCGCAGCGTTGGGGGCGCCACAGGTGCAAGCCAGTGCCGAGCTCGCGAAGAAATACAACTGTGCCGCCTGCCATGCGCCGGACAAGAAGGTGGTCGGGCCGGCCTGGCAGGATGTGTCGGCCAAGTACAAAGGCCAGTCGGACATGCCGGACAAGCTCGTCGCGAAGGTGAAGGCGGGCGGCAAGGGCGTTTGGGGGCCGGTGCCGATGCCACCCAACAATGTGCCGGAAGAGGACATCCGGACGCTGGTCGCGTGGGCACTCGCTGGCGGCAAGTAG
- a CDS encoding Lrp/AsnC family transcriptional regulator — translation MKPRMMTDMPPPHSVPSSGGSVDILTLLGGQGGDEVHDEAFGFELLNRWQRDLPLDPEPFARIAEAYGRPPRDVLSALRRLQREGAISRVGAVLTPAAFGASTLAALSVPQDRVESVAGYISLMSEVNHNYAREHEYNLWFVLTAGERRQIDAALQRIEDATGAAPLDLPMLEGYHLDLGFDLRGPEARAARSVDLTRARVNLDSRQWRLLAALEQGLPLVPRPFARLGMRADMHETEVIEQLRHWLSTGAIRRIGIVVHHHELGIRANAMCVWDVPDARAAEAGRRIAALPGVNLCYRRARVSERWHYNLYCMIHGREREAVLQTRERAVAEAGIADCPSEVLFSTRRYKQRGARYAER, via the coding sequence ATGAAACCCAGGATGATGACCGACATGCCGCCGCCCCATTCCGTGCCCTCTAGCGGCGGCTCGGTCGACATTCTCACGCTCCTCGGTGGGCAGGGCGGCGACGAGGTGCATGACGAAGCCTTCGGTTTCGAACTGCTCAACCGCTGGCAGCGCGATCTGCCGCTCGACCCGGAGCCTTTCGCCCGCATCGCGGAGGCTTATGGCCGCCCGCCGCGCGATGTGCTGTCCGCGCTGCGTCGTTTGCAGCGCGAGGGCGCCATTTCGCGTGTTGGCGCGGTGCTCACGCCGGCAGCATTCGGCGCATCCACGCTGGCCGCGCTGAGCGTGCCGCAGGACCGCGTCGAATCCGTCGCGGGCTACATCTCGCTGATGTCCGAGGTGAATCACAACTACGCGCGCGAGCACGAATACAACCTCTGGTTCGTGCTCACTGCAGGAGAACGGCGCCAGATCGACGCCGCCTTGCAGCGTATCGAGGATGCCACCGGCGCGGCACCGCTCGACCTGCCGATGCTCGAGGGCTATCACCTGGATCTGGGTTTCGATCTGCGCGGCCCGGAAGCGCGCGCGGCACGCTCGGTCGACCTCACCCGCGCCCGCGTGAATCTGGACAGCCGTCAGTGGCGCCTTCTGGCGGCGCTGGAGCAAGGCCTGCCGCTGGTGCCGCGGCCTTTCGCGCGGCTGGGCATGCGTGCCGACATGCACGAAACCGAAGTGATCGAACAGCTGCGGCATTGGCTCTCGACCGGCGCGATCCGTCGCATCGGTATCGTGGTCCATCACCACGAGCTGGGCATTCGCGCCAACGCGATGTGCGTGTGGGATGTGCCGGATGCGCGCGCCGCCGAAGCCGGCCGCCGCATCGCCGCGCTGCCCGGCGTGAACCTGTGCTACCGGCGCGCACGCGTGTCCGAGCGCTGGCATTACAACCTGTACTGCATGATCCACGGGCGCGAGCGCGAAGCCGTGTTGCAGACCCGTGAACGCGCGGTCGCCGAGGCCGGCATTGCCGATTGCCCTTCCGAGGTGCTGTTCTCGACCCGCCGCTACAAGCAGCGCGGTGCCCGCTACGCGGAACGCTGA
- a CDS encoding Lrp/AsnC family transcriptional regulator — translation MARPLATEPAQLDPIDRTLITALQDGLPLIERPYVALADALGISEQAVVDRIAALLERRVLTRFGPMFDVARMGGAFVLAALAVPDERWDVVCEQVNALPEVAHNYRREHALNMWFVLATETPQGIDAAIARIEAETGLPVYAFPKEHEFFVELKFTV, via the coding sequence ATGGCGCGCCCGCTCGCAACCGAACCTGCGCAGCTCGACCCGATCGATCGCACCCTCATCACCGCGCTGCAGGACGGTCTGCCCTTGATCGAGCGGCCCTACGTCGCGCTCGCCGACGCCCTTGGCATCAGCGAACAGGCGGTGGTGGATCGCATCGCCGCCCTGCTTGAGCGCCGCGTGCTGACGCGCTTCGGGCCGATGTTCGATGTCGCCAGGATGGGCGGCGCTTTCGTGCTGGCGGCGCTGGCGGTGCCGGACGAGCGCTGGGATGTCGTGTGCGAGCAGGTCAATGCGCTGCCCGAGGTGGCGCACAACTACCGCCGTGAGCATGCGCTGAACATGTGGTTCGTGCTGGCGACCGAAACGCCGCAGGGCATTGATGCCGCGATTGCGCGGATCGAGGCCGAGACCGGTTTGCCGGTGTACGCCTTCCCGAAGGAACACGAGTTCTTCGTCGAACTCAAGTTCACGGTTTGA
- a CDS encoding nitrite reductase — MNKKALSIATLAALATLGGGQLWAADNKMGVTDAEVKYQAGGSPLADVEMYQDINPKAPPMSKAEFDKARQIYFERCAGCHGVLRKGATGKPLTPDITIGKGTDYLKVFIAYGSPAGMPNWQTSGELSEQDVDLMARYVQQTPPQPPEYGMKDMKATWKVIVPPAKRPTKKMNNYNIANIFSTTLRDAGEIALIDGDSKKIINIIKTGYAVHISRVSASGRYLFVIGRDAKINLIDLWMEKPDNVAEIRVGLEARSVDTSKFKGYEDKYAIAGTYWPPQFVIMDGNTLEPKKIVATRGMTVDTQDYHPEPRVASIVASHFRPEFVVNVKETGKTLMVDYSNIDALKITEIGSARFLHDGGWDSTHRYFMVAANQSNKIGVIDAKEDKLAGIADVGKIPHPGRGANFVHPKFGPVWATGHLGDDTIALVGTDPVKHKEYAWKMVAQLKGQGGGSLFLKTHPKSTHLYVDTPLNPEPAISQSVAVFDIKNLDKGFKVLPIGEWSGIKDDGARRVVQPEYNKAGDEVWFSVWSAKNKESAIVVVDDKTLALKAVIRDPRLITPTGHFNLNNTQNDVY; from the coding sequence ATGAACAAGAAGGCGTTATCGATCGCCACGCTGGCCGCACTGGCCACATTGGGGGGCGGCCAGCTATGGGCGGCGGACAACAAGATGGGGGTTACCGACGCCGAGGTGAAATACCAGGCGGGCGGCTCGCCACTGGCCGACGTGGAGATGTACCAGGACATCAACCCGAAGGCGCCGCCGATGAGCAAGGCGGAGTTCGACAAGGCGCGCCAGATCTACTTCGAGCGCTGCGCCGGCTGCCATGGCGTGCTGCGCAAGGGCGCCACCGGCAAGCCGCTGACACCGGACATCACGATCGGCAAGGGCACGGACTACCTCAAGGTGTTCATTGCCTACGGGTCGCCGGCCGGCATGCCGAACTGGCAGACCTCGGGCGAGTTGAGCGAGCAGGATGTCGACCTGATGGCGCGCTACGTGCAGCAAACGCCTCCGCAGCCGCCGGAATACGGCATGAAGGACATGAAGGCGACCTGGAAGGTCATCGTTCCGCCGGCGAAGCGCCCGACGAAGAAGATGAACAACTACAACATCGCCAACATCTTCTCGACCACCTTGCGCGACGCCGGCGAGATCGCGCTGATCGACGGGGACAGCAAGAAGATCATCAACATCATCAAGACCGGCTATGCGGTGCACATCTCGCGCGTGTCGGCGTCTGGCCGCTATCTGTTCGTAATCGGCCGCGACGCGAAGATCAACCTGATCGACCTGTGGATGGAGAAGCCGGACAACGTTGCCGAGATCCGCGTCGGTCTTGAGGCGCGCTCGGTCGATACCTCGAAGTTCAAGGGCTACGAGGACAAGTACGCGATCGCTGGCACCTACTGGCCGCCACAGTTCGTGATCATGGACGGCAACACGCTGGAGCCGAAGAAGATCGTCGCCACCCGCGGGATGACGGTCGATACCCAGGACTACCATCCGGAACCGCGCGTGGCGTCGATCGTCGCGTCGCACTTCAGGCCGGAGTTCGTCGTCAACGTGAAGGAGACCGGCAAGACGCTGATGGTCGACTACTCGAACATCGACGCGCTGAAGATCACCGAGATCGGCTCGGCCCGCTTCCTGCACGACGGCGGCTGGGACAGCACGCACCGCTACTTCATGGTCGCCGCGAACCAGTCGAACAAGATCGGCGTGATCGACGCGAAGGAAGACAAGCTCGCCGGTATCGCGGACGTCGGCAAGATTCCGCACCCGGGTCGTGGCGCCAACTTCGTGCATCCGAAATTCGGCCCGGTCTGGGCGACCGGCCATCTTGGCGACGACACGATTGCGCTGGTCGGTACCGATCCGGTCAAGCACAAGGAATATGCGTGGAAGATGGTCGCGCAGTTGAAGGGGCAGGGCGGTGGCTCGCTATTCCTCAAGACGCATCCGAAATCGACGCACCTGTATGTCGACACGCCACTCAATCCGGAACCGGCAATCTCGCAATCGGTTGCGGTGTTCGACATCAAGAACCTCGACAAGGGCTTCAAGGTGCTGCCGATCGGCGAATGGTCGGGCATCAAGGATGACGGCGCCCGCCGTGTGGTGCAGCCGGAATACAACAAGGCCGGCGACGAAGTGTGGTTCTCCGTGTGGTCAGCGAAGAACAAGGAGTCCGCGATCGTGGTGGTCGACGACAAGACCCTCGCGCTCAAGGCCGTGATCCGCGATCCGCGCCTGATCACGCCAACCGGCCACTTCAACCTGAACAACACGCAGAACGACGTCTATTGA
- a CDS encoding putative toxin-antitoxin system toxin component, PIN family: MSALLETLPAQPRVLLDSNTVLALWLFRDPKLPHLRAACEAGRFVLLAREETLEELRRVLAYTQFAVAPDAQAALLAEYRARVELVPAIEPEYLLPKCRDSDDQKFIELAFTGGANLLLSRDKAVLRLAKHRLLRERVAIITPEAFERWLSVAMG; this comes from the coding sequence ATGTCTGCCTTGCTAGAAACCCTTCCGGCGCAGCCGCGCGTGCTGCTCGATTCCAACACCGTACTGGCGCTGTGGCTGTTCCGTGACCCGAAGCTGCCGCATTTGCGCGCGGCCTGCGAGGCGGGCCGCTTCGTGTTGCTGGCAAGGGAAGAAACCCTCGAAGAACTGCGCCGCGTGCTCGCCTATACGCAGTTCGCGGTCGCACCGGATGCGCAGGCCGCGCTGCTTGCCGAATACCGCGCGCGGGTCGAGCTGGTGCCTGCGATCGAGCCGGAATACCTGTTGCCCAAGTGCCGCGACAGCGATGACCAGAAGTTCATCGAGCTGGCCTTCACCGGTGGCGCAAACCTCCTGCTGAGCCGCGACAAGGCGGTGCTGCGGCTGGCAAAGCATCGCCTGCTGCGCGAGCGCGTCGCGATCATCACGCCCGAGGCGTTCGAGCGCTGGCTCTCAGTCGCTATGGGCTGA
- a CDS encoding AMP-binding protein, whose protein sequence is MADAVATRDARCAQALEIAAALLRETHPGREIALDADSAFGRDLELDSLGRVELISRIADALRLQFPERAYAEADTLRELLRWAGELPTSVASTALPAERAREQGTPEQATSLVDVLEWRAQREPDRVHVLLLNEAGADQPLTYGALWQGAAQRAAALIAAGLRSGQTVALMLPTGHDYLVSFFGVLLAGGVPVPIYPPARLAQIDEHVRRHATILANAQASLLITVPQAKPVALRLRAAAPGIVAVLAPDELVGTAQHVMHPAADALALLQYTSGSTGDPKGVALSHANLLANLRAMGRACQVTQDDVFVSWLPLYHDMGLIGAWLGALYYGFPLVLMSPLAFLARPARWLEAISQHRATLSAGPNFAYELCVRKVPDAALAELDLSCWRMALNGAEPVSPATLDAFAARFAPAGLRRDALAPVYGLAECSVGLAFPPPGRGPRIDRIRTAPFAQERRAEPAAAGDDAVLIPACGRPLPGHEVRVVDLAGDELPERRIGRLEFRGPSATSGYYRNPVANARLFRDGWLDSGDMAYLADGEIHLTGRIKDMIIRGGRNLYPYDLEQAVGALHGVRRGCVAVFACAPAGGGGERLVVLAETRERDATARAALQRRIADCTQAVLGEAADDIVLAPPHAVLKTSSGKLRRAATRERYLAGELRQRDWPLWLQGVRLLVQGLLARLRVSARWLAGRLWSYWSLAAFALLAAPTCVLVAFCPAHAWARAWVHRAARGWMQLCGLSIETPAALAAPAGAHLLVCNHASYLDGLLLSAALPPQYRFVAKAELAQQRVAGTLLRGLGALFVERHDALRGAEDVEVLVEALRRGAQLVVFPEGTFTRAAGLRRFHAGAFLAAAHAGVPVVCTGLRGSRALLRDGTWLPHREPLRFEQGATLAPDGQDWPAAMRLMAATRAELRRLCGEPDLDASAQDGA, encoded by the coding sequence ATGGCCGATGCTGTCGCCACGCGCGATGCCCGTTGCGCGCAAGCGCTTGAGATTGCTGCCGCCCTGCTGCGCGAAACGCATCCGGGCCGCGAGATCGCGCTCGACGCCGACAGCGCCTTTGGCCGCGATCTCGAGCTCGATAGTCTCGGTCGCGTCGAACTGATCAGTCGCATTGCGGATGCGCTGAGGCTGCAGTTCCCGGAGCGCGCGTACGCCGAGGCCGATACCTTGCGTGAGTTGCTGCGTTGGGCTGGCGAACTGCCGACCAGCGTTGCGTCGACGGCGCTCCCGGCCGAGCGCGCCCGCGAGCAGGGCACGCCCGAGCAGGCGACAAGCCTGGTCGACGTGCTTGAGTGGCGCGCGCAGCGCGAGCCTGATCGCGTGCATGTACTGTTGCTCAACGAGGCAGGCGCCGACCAGCCCCTGACCTACGGCGCGCTGTGGCAGGGCGCTGCCCAGCGCGCCGCCGCACTGATCGCCGCTGGTCTTCGTAGCGGGCAGACGGTGGCGCTGATGCTGCCGACAGGGCACGACTACCTTGTGAGCTTCTTCGGCGTGCTGCTTGCCGGTGGCGTGCCGGTGCCGATCTACCCGCCGGCGCGGCTGGCGCAGATCGACGAGCATGTGCGCCGCCACGCGACGATCCTCGCGAATGCACAAGCCAGCCTGCTGATCACGGTGCCGCAGGCCAAGCCGGTTGCGCTGCGCCTGCGGGCCGCGGCGCCGGGCATCGTCGCGGTGCTGGCGCCGGACGAACTGGTCGGCACGGCGCAGCATGTCATGCACCCGGCCGCGGATGCGCTGGCGCTGCTTCAATACACCTCCGGCAGCACCGGCGACCCGAAGGGTGTGGCGCTGAGCCACGCCAACCTGCTTGCGAACCTGCGCGCGATGGGGCGCGCCTGCCAGGTCACGCAGGATGATGTGTTCGTCTCGTGGTTGCCGCTGTATCACGACATGGGGTTGATCGGCGCCTGGCTGGGCGCGCTTTACTACGGTTTCCCACTGGTCCTGATGTCCCCGCTGGCCTTCCTGGCGCGACCCGCGCGCTGGCTTGAGGCGATCTCGCAACACCGCGCGACGCTGTCGGCCGGCCCCAACTTCGCCTATGAACTGTGCGTGCGCAAGGTGCCGGATGCTGCCTTGGCGGAGCTGGATCTTTCCTGCTGGCGCATGGCGCTGAACGGCGCCGAGCCGGTCAGCCCGGCAACGCTGGACGCCTTTGCTGCGCGGTTCGCGCCGGCCGGCTTGCGGCGTGACGCGCTGGCGCCGGTGTACGGGCTGGCGGAATGCTCGGTCGGCCTCGCCTTTCCGCCGCCGGGGCGCGGTCCGCGCATCGATCGAATCCGCACCGCTCCGTTCGCACAGGAGCGCCGCGCGGAACCCGCTGCAGCGGGCGACGATGCGGTGCTGATTCCGGCCTGCGGCCGCCCGCTGCCGGGCCATGAAGTGCGCGTGGTGGATCTGGCGGGCGACGAACTGCCGGAGCGGCGCATTGGCCGCCTGGAGTTTCGTGGCCCCTCGGCCACCAGCGGGTACTACCGCAACCCGGTGGCAAACGCCCGGTTGTTCCGCGACGGCTGGCTCGACAGTGGCGACATGGCGTATCTCGCTGATGGCGAGATCCATCTCACCGGGCGGATCAAGGACATGATCATCCGCGGCGGCCGCAACCTCTACCCCTACGATCTGGAGCAGGCGGTCGGTGCGCTGCATGGCGTGCGCCGTGGCTGTGTGGCGGTGTTCGCGTGTGCGCCAGCGGGCGGCGGTGGCGAGCGCCTCGTCGTGCTGGCCGAAACGCGCGAACGCGATGCCACGGCCCGTGCGGCGCTGCAGCGGCGCATCGCCGATTGCACACAGGCGGTGCTTGGCGAAGCGGCCGACGACATCGTGCTTGCGCCGCCGCATGCGGTGCTCAAGACCTCCAGCGGCAAACTGCGCCGGGCTGCCACGCGCGAGCGCTATCTGGCCGGCGAACTGCGCCAGCGCGACTGGCCGCTGTGGCTGCAGGGCGTGCGCCTGCTGGTGCAAGGCCTGTTGGCGCGCCTGCGCGTCAGCGCACGCTGGCTGGCGGGGCGCCTGTGGTCGTACTGGTCGCTTGCGGCGTTCGCGCTGCTGGCGGCACCGACGTGCGTGCTGGTGGCGTTCTGCCCCGCGCACGCCTGGGCGCGCGCCTGGGTCCATCGTGCCGCACGCGGCTGGATGCAGCTGTGCGGGCTGTCGATCGAGACACCTGCCGCCCTGGCCGCGCCCGCTGGTGCGCACCTGCTGGTGTGCAATCACGCGAGCTATCTCGACGGGCTGTTGCTCAGCGCGGCCTTGCCGCCGCAGTACCGTTTCGTTGCGAAGGCCGAACTCGCGCAGCAGCGCGTCGCCGGCACGCTGCTGCGCGGCCTCGGTGCCCTGTTCGTCGAGCGCCACGATGCGCTACGCGGCGCGGAGGATGTCGAAGTGCTGGTCGAGGCCCTGCGGCGCGGCGCGCAGCTGGTGGTCTTCCCCGAGGGCACCTTCACGCGCGCAGCAGGCCTGCGACGCTTTCATGCTGGTGCCTTCCTCGCTGCCGCGCATGCCGGCGTGCCGGTCGTCTGCACCGGCTTGCGCGGCAGTCGTGCCCTGTTGCGCGATGGCACCTGGCTGCCACATCGCGAGCCACTGCGTTTCGAGCAAGGCGCGACCCTGGCGCCCGATGGCCAGGACTGGCCAGCGGCGATGCGCTTGATGGCGGCCACCCGCGCCGAGCTGCGCCGCCTGTGCGGCGAGCCCGATCTCGATGCAAGCGCTCAGGATGGCGCGTGA
- a CDS encoding AAA family ATPase: MKPDRPLPDADTLQRQLVEALHTPDCYPHPVGTVRLLETHISRVLLTGDFAYKLKKPVDLGFVDFSTLALRRRDCEDELRLNRRLAPELYLALVTFCGDPHAPRLRSDADAADVIDYAVQMREFPQDALLDRIAARGALTPDIIDAVADAMAHFHESVARAGVDDIYGTRTTVWNPVANIIAPLRASAQNADEGALLSRLDAWCTGEYARLETFFAERKRDGFVREGHGDLHLGNIALLHGRPQVFDCIEFSAALRWVDVICEVAFLFMDLEAHGRSDLAWRFLNRYLEHGGDYAGLAALRFHHAYRALVRAYVAGIRAAQPDAASHPQATLDRARYLACAARVLRKPAPQLLLMHGLSGSGKSYWAGIALELIGAVRVRSDVERKRLNGLGPTARSGSPVDGGIYAEAATRATYARLAELTTGLLAEGHSVIVDAAHLKRWQRDALRATAQALGLPCRILSCVAAPATRLARLQARAAAGLDASEASAAVLMHQREHSEPLAADEQAITLEIDSERATPELLRRSLATPSHAARVRDHAPS, translated from the coding sequence ATGAAGCCCGATCGCCCCCTTCCCGATGCAGACACGTTGCAACGCCAGCTGGTTGAAGCGCTGCACACACCCGACTGCTACCCGCACCCGGTGGGCACGGTGCGGCTGCTGGAAACCCATATTTCGCGCGTGCTGCTGACCGGCGACTTCGCCTACAAACTGAAGAAGCCGGTCGACCTTGGCTTTGTCGACTTCAGTACGCTCGCGCTGCGCCGGCGCGACTGCGAAGACGAGCTGCGTCTCAATCGCCGCCTCGCACCCGAGCTCTACCTCGCCCTCGTCACCTTCTGCGGCGACCCCCACGCGCCACGCCTGCGCAGCGACGCCGACGCAGCAGATGTCATCGACTACGCGGTGCAGATGCGCGAGTTTCCGCAGGATGCGCTGCTCGACCGCATCGCGGCGCGCGGTGCGCTGACGCCCGACATCATTGATGCCGTTGCCGACGCGATGGCGCACTTCCACGAGAGCGTTGCGCGTGCGGGCGTCGATGATATTTACGGCACCCGCACCACGGTTTGGAACCCGGTCGCCAACATCATCGCGCCGCTTCGCGCGAGCGCGCAGAACGCCGACGAAGGCGCGCTGCTGAGCCGGCTCGACGCGTGGTGCACCGGCGAGTATGCACGGCTCGAAACGTTCTTTGCCGAACGCAAGCGCGACGGTTTCGTGCGTGAAGGCCATGGCGACCTGCACCTGGGCAATATTGCACTGCTGCACGGCCGGCCGCAGGTGTTCGACTGCATCGAGTTCAGCGCCGCGCTGCGCTGGGTGGACGTGATCTGCGAAGTGGCCTTCCTGTTCATGGACCTCGAAGCGCATGGCCGCAGCGACCTCGCCTGGCGCTTCCTCAACCGTTACCTTGAACACGGCGGCGACTACGCGGGCCTCGCCGCCCTGCGTTTTCACCATGCCTACCGCGCGCTGGTGCGCGCCTATGTCGCCGGCATCCGCGCCGCGCAGCCGGATGCCGCCAGTCACCCGCAGGCCACGCTCGACCGCGCGCGCTACCTCGCCTGCGCAGCGCGGGTGCTGCGCAAGCCAGCGCCACAGCTGCTGCTGATGCATGGCCTCTCCGGCAGCGGCAAATCGTATTGGGCTGGTATCGCACTCGAACTCATCGGCGCAGTGCGCGTGCGGTCGGATGTCGAGCGCAAACGCCTCAACGGCCTGGGCCCCACGGCCCGCAGCGGCTCGCCGGTCGACGGCGGCATCTACGCCGAAGCCGCAACGCGCGCCACCTATGCGCGGCTCGCGGAACTCACCACCGGCTTGCTGGCGGAAGGCCACAGCGTCATCGTCGATGCCGCCCATCTCAAACGCTGGCAACGTGACGCCCTACGCGCCACGGCACAAGCGCTTGGTCTGCCCTGCCGCATTCTCAGCTGCGTCGCAGCGCCGGCCACGCGGCTCGCACGGCTGCAGGCGCGCGCAGCGGCCGGGCTGGATGCATCGGAGGCCAGCGCGGCGGTGCTGATGCACCAGCGCGAGCACAGTGAGCCGCTGGCGGCCGACGAACAGGCGATCACGCTCGAGATCGACAGCGAACGCGCGACGCCCGAGCTGCTGCGGCGCTCACTCGCTACACCGAGCCACGCGGCGCGCGTGCGCGATCACGCGCCATCCTGA
- a CDS encoding cytochrome D1 domain-containing protein, whose amino-acid sequence MRIDLRIRALLLAAGVVAGCASQPPAPELRGTGDLGVVIARASGKIAVVDTSHRTVLGEVSGLGDLSHASVVFARDGRFAFVFGRDGALTRVDLLARRITHRVQQAGNSIGGAISQDGRIVVAQNYEPGGIRAFDADTLAPLAEVPSTYGAEGKRSKVVGLADLPGNRFAYALFDAGEIWVTDLSDPKTPRTEKYAAGLQPYDGLVTPDGRYYLAGLFGEDGLALLDLWQPEKGVRKVLRDWGRGDEKLPVYKMPHLRGWAMADGYLWLPAIGRHQVWVVDTRSWQQVAQIPVAGQPVFVMARPDGRQIWVNFAFPDNGKVQVIDSLSRSVVKSLEPGRAVLHLEFLPRGGEVWLSARDDNRVSVINTERFDTLASFSIDAPSGIFFTTRAARIGF is encoded by the coding sequence GTGCGCATTGACCTGCGGATCCGGGCGCTGCTGCTCGCTGCCGGCGTGGTCGCCGGATGCGCCTCGCAGCCGCCAGCGCCCGAGTTGCGCGGCACAGGCGATCTGGGGGTCGTCATTGCACGCGCGAGCGGCAAGATCGCGGTGGTCGACACCTCGCATCGCACCGTGCTTGGCGAGGTCAGCGGGCTGGGCGATCTGTCGCATGCTTCGGTGGTGTTCGCACGCGATGGCCGTTTCGCCTTCGTGTTCGGCCGCGACGGCGCGCTGACGCGTGTCGACCTGCTGGCCCGCCGTATCACGCACCGCGTGCAACAAGCCGGCAACTCGATTGGCGGCGCCATCAGCCAGGACGGCCGTATCGTCGTCGCGCAGAACTACGAGCCGGGCGGTATCCGCGCCTTCGACGCCGATACGCTGGCGCCGCTGGCCGAGGTGCCTTCGACCTACGGCGCAGAGGGCAAGCGCTCCAAGGTGGTCGGGCTGGCCGACCTGCCCGGCAATCGCTTCGCCTACGCGCTGTTCGACGCAGGCGAGATCTGGGTCACCGACCTGTCCGACCCCAAAACGCCGCGCACCGAAAAATACGCCGCCGGCCTGCAGCCTTATGACGGTTTGGTGACGCCGGACGGGCGCTACTACCTCGCCGGCCTGTTCGGCGAGGATGGCCTCGCACTGCTTGATCTCTGGCAGCCTGAAAAAGGTGTGCGCAAGGTCTTGCGCGATTGGGGCCGCGGTGACGAGAAGCTGCCGGTTTACAAGATGCCGCACCTGCGCGGCTGGGCGATGGCCGATGGCTACCTGTGGCTGCCGGCGATTGGTCGGCACCAGGTCTGGGTGGTCGATACCCGCAGCTGGCAACAGGTTGCGCAGATTCCGGTGGCGGGTCAGCCGGTCTTCGTGATGGCGCGACCTGACGGAAGACAGATATGGGTCAACTTCGCCTTCCCGGATAACGGCAAAGTACAGGTGATCGATTCGCTGTCGCGCAGTGTCGTCAAGTCGCTGGAACCCGGTCGCGCCGTGCTGCATCTGGAATTCCTGCCGCGCGGCGGCGAGGTGTGGCTCTCGGCGCGCGATGACAACCGGGTCAGCGTGATCAACACCGAGCGCTTTGACACGCTCGCAAGCTTTTCCATCGACGCGCCGTCCGGCATTTTCTTCACGACGCGCGCCGCGAGAATCGGATTCTGA